A segment of the Melioribacteraceae bacterium 4301-Me genome:
ATTTCTAAATTTCATTAACTAAAGGAAATATATATGCTTAGAATAAAACTACATTGGCAAATTTTAATAGGCTTATTAGTTGGCATCTTTTGTGGATTATTTTTAACTAATGATGTTAAGTATATAACATGGCTGGGTGATTTATTTCTTAGAGCATTAAAAATGGTGATAGTGCCACTTGTTTTTAGTTCAATTGTTTCAGGTGTAACTAACATTGGCAGCGGAGAAAATTTAGGACGGTTGGGATTAAAAACAATTTTGTATTATGTATCAACAAGCTTGTTTGCAATACTAACAGGATTATTTTTAGTTAATTTACTTCAACCAGGGGTGGGTGCTGATCTTGGTTTTACTAAGCAAGTAGAAGGTTTAGCTATCGCTAAAGAGTCTTTTGGCAAAACTTTGTTAGAAATTGTACCAACAAATGTATTCCAATCTTTTACTGAATCTCAAATGCTGCAAATAATTTTCTTTGCAATAATTTTTGGTTTCTTTATTACGAAGGTAGATTTAAAATATCAATCAAATTTAACTGATTTTTTTAATTCTACTTTTGAAGTAATGATGAAAATTACGCTTTTTGTGATAAAATTCACTCCTTTAGGTGTATTAGGCATAGTTGCTGGGGTTGTAGCTGAACAAGCTGGTGATAAAGCAGCGCTATT
Coding sequences within it:
- a CDS encoding dicarboxylate/amino acid:cation symporter, translating into MLRIKLHWQILIGLLVGIFCGLFLTNDVKYITWLGDLFLRALKMVIVPLVFSSIVSGVTNIGSGENLGRLGLKTILYYVSTSLFAILTGLFLVNLLQPGVGADLGFTKQVEGLAIAKESFGKTLLEIVPTNVFQSFTESQMLQIIFFAIIFGFFITKVDLKYQSNLTDFFNSTFEVMMKITLFVIKFTPLGVLGIVAGVVAEQAGDKAALLDIVGRLGLYMISVLLGLFIHAFITLPLILRIVGKVNPLKHFQAMATPLITAFTTSSSNATLPLTMEAVEDNSGVSNKITSFMLPLGATVNMDGTALYECVAAIFIAQAYGIHLGFVQQVIVVVTALLASIGAAGIPMAGLVMITVVLSAVGLPLEGVGLILAVDRILDMCRTTVNVWSDSCGAVVVAKSEGEKLKV